Part of the bacterium genome is shown below.
TTGACGAGGGAGGCTCCCTAAGGCAGCATCAAAAAAGAATGTAGTGGCTACCGGGGTAATAACAGCTCAAAGAGCAAATGTACGAGCTGCTCCTACTCTTAAAAGCCCATCAATTATGACTCTTGAACAAGGAACAGAGCTTCTTGTTGAGTATGAGCACAATGGGTGGAACCTCCTCTCCCCAAGTACTCCTCTCCCCAAGTACCACCATCTTTTTTTCACATACTCACGAACGCCTCGGGCTACTTTCTCCGATTAACTCTCTGTTATGGTAAATCCTCTACGCACCAAAGACTCCTCGCTCTACCGCCTTATTACCATACGCACGGTTCGAGCTAAG
Proteins encoded:
- a CDS encoding SH3 domain-containing protein translates to MATGVITAQRANVRAAPTLKSPSIMTLEQGTELLVEYEHNGWNLLSPSTPLPKYHHLFFTYSRTPRATFSD